A portion of the Gossypium arboreum isolate Shixiya-1 chromosome 8, ASM2569848v2, whole genome shotgun sequence genome contains these proteins:
- the LOC108467725 gene encoding probable alkaline/neutral invertase F, whose amino-acid sequence MSTLRSPCDLLEDVKEAEVVPALYFTLSVGDSEKELGDSSEKEVKSPDFFIVLKHEGQCIVTPIEEQPSETTTEKGADDASEKSFDFIMFEKSKFTEKSLCSQNEEEEALESPEEASQTENVKWTDNGKTSLESNQRESPKISTEIFQDTVGKEESSKSEEENESTDKLDKPMKTLRVQSNENISKSNNANVAQMSLKPSPSVGSSLENLELDSLLPAVRSVDSPLGSTENGAMLEEAWEGLQKSYVYYKGKPVGTLAAMDPIAEALNYNQVFIRDFVPSGLACLMRPANAGGDPEIVKNFLLKTLHLQGWEKRIDNFTLGEGVMPASFKVLYDSHRQKETLVADFGGSAIGRVAPVDSGFWWIILLRSYTKCTHDYTLSELPEVQKGMKLILNLCLSDGFDTFPTLLCADGCSMIDRRMGIYGYPIEIQALFYFALRSSRQMLKPERDGKELIERIDKRIRALSFHIQKYYWLDFTQLNNIYRYKTEEYSHTAVNKFNVIPESIPDWVFDFMPLRGGYLIGNVSPARMDFRWFLVGNCIAILSSLATPAQATAIMDLIEERWEDLIGEMPLKIVYPALEGHEWRTVTGFDPKNTRWSYHNGGSWPVLIWLLTAACIKTGRPQIAKRAIELIEQRLSKDGWPEYYDGKTGRYVGKQARKYQTWSISGYLVAKMLIENPANLPIISLEEDKRIAKPKLTRSISF is encoded by the exons ATGTCAACTTTGAGATCCCCGTGTGATCTTTTAGAAGATGTAAAGGAAGCAGAGGTGGTTCCTGCGCTTTATTTTACTCTTTCAGTCGGAGATAGTGAGAAAGAACTTGGAGATTCATCGGAAAAAGAGGTGAAATCGCCTGATTTTTTTATCGTTCTTAAACACGAAGGACAGTGCATCGTGACGCCTATCGAAGAACAACCTTCGGAGACTACCACGGAGAAAGGAGCTGACGACGCGAGTGAGAAATCTTTTGATTTTATCATGTTTGAGAAGTCTAAATTTACCGAGAAATCCCTGTGTTCACAAAATGAAGAGGAAGAAGCTCTTGAATCTCCTGAGGAAGCTTCGCAAACTGAAAATGTAAAATGGACGGATAATGGAAAGACATCTCTAGAATCAAACCAGCGAGAGAGTCCAAAAATATCAACAGAGATATTTCAAGACACAGTCGGAAAAGAAGAGTCATCCAAATCGGAGGAAGAAAATGAATCGACTGACAAACTTGATAAGCCGATGAAGACGTTAAGAGTGCAGAGCAACGAGAACATCTCCAAATCCAATAATGCAAACGTGGCGCAGATGTCACTGAAACCGTCTCCTAGTGTAGGTTCGAGTCTCGAGAACTTGGAACTCGACAGTTTATTGCCTGCGGTCAGATCCGTCGATAGTCCTCTAGGGAGTACGGAAAACGGTGCGATGTTGGAAGAAGCGTGGGAGGGACTACAAAAATCTTACGTATATTACAAAGGCAAGCCTGTCGGTACGCTCGCTGCTATGGATCCTATCGCCGAGGCTTTGAATTACAATCAG GTTTTCATAAGAGACTTCGTTCCCAGTGGCTTAGCCTGTCTAATGAGACCTGCCAATGCTGGTGGCGATCCAGAGATAGTAAAGAACTTTCTGTTAAAGACTCTCCACCTTCAAGGTTGGGAGAAAAGAATTGACAATTTTACACTTGGGGAAGGTGTCATGCCTGCAAGTTTTAAAGTACTTTACGATTCGCATAGGCAGAAGGAAACCTTGGTTGCAGATTTCGGTGGTAGTGCAATAGGAAGAGTTGCACCTGTTGACTCTGGGTTCTGGTGGATCATATTGCTAAGGTCGTATACCAAATGCACGCATGATTATACTCTCTCAGAACTACCTGAGGTGCAGAAAGGAATGAAGCTGATACTTAATCTTTGCCTTTCAGATGGTTTTGACACTTTTCCTACACTTCTGTGTGCAGATGGGTGTAGCATGATTGATAGGAGGATG GGAATTTATGGGTACCCCATTGAGATTCAAGCACTTTTCTATTTTGCACTGAGGTCTTCTAGGCAGATGCTAAAACCAGAGCGAGATGGCAAGGAACTAATTGAGCGTATCGATAAGCGCATCAGAGCTCTCAGTTTTCACATCCAAAAATACTACTGGCTTGATTTCACACAGTTAAACAACATATATCGCTACAAAACTGAGGAGTATTCCCACACTGCTGTCAACAAATTTAATGTCATCCCAGAGTCTATTCCTGATTGGGTGTTCGATTTTATGCCCTTACGTGGGGGATATCTGATTGGTAACGTCAGCCCAGCTCGAATGGATTTCCGCTGGTTTCTGGTTGGAAACTGCATTGCAATCTTGAGTTCACTAGCTACACCTGCACAAGCAACAGCAATTATGGATTTGATTGAGGAGCGCTGGGAGGACTTAATAGGAGAGATGCCTTTGAAGATAGTTTATCCAGCTTTGGAGGGTCATGAATGGAGAACTGTCACTGGGTTTGATCCAAAGAACACACGGTGGAGTTACCACAATGGTGGATCATGGCCAG TTCTGATATGGCTACTCACAGCAGCGTGTATCAAGACTGGAAGGCCTCAAATTGCAAAACGAGCCATAGAGCTGATTGAACAACGCCTTTCTAAAGACGGCTGGCCTGAGTACTATGATGGCAAGACCGGGCGTTATGTTGGGAAGCAAGCAAGGAAATATCAAACATGGAGCATCTCTGGCTACTTGGTCGCTAAGATGTTGATTGAGAACCCAGCCAATCTCCCCATCATCTCTCTTGAAGAAGACAAAAGGATTGCCAAGCCAAAGCTCACCCGCTCTATCTCATTCTAG